The region ctgtatcaccacccggtacggcaactgctctgcccataaccgtaaggctctccagagggtagtgaggtctgcacaacgcatcaccgggggcaaactacctgccctccaggacacctacaccacctgatgtcacaggaaggccataaaggtcatcaaggacaacaaccactcgagccactgcctgttcaccctgctatcatccagaaggcgaggtcagtacaggtgcatcaaagcagggaccgagagactgaaaaacagcttctatttcaaggccatcagactgttaaacagccaccactaacattgagtggctactgccaacatacggactcaactccagccactttaataagtaaaaattgatggaaaaatgtatctctagccactttaaacaatgccacttcatataatgtttacataccctacattactcatctcatatgtatatactgtactatatgccatctactgcatcttgatgtaatacatgtattactagccactttaaacaatgccacttttatatgtttacataccctacattactcatctcatatgtatatactgtactcgataccatctactgcatcttgcctatgcagttctgtaccatcactcattcatatattttttatgtacagtgccttgcgaaagtattcggcccccttgaactttgcgaccttttgccacatttcaggcttcaaacataaagatataaaactgtatttttttgtgaagaatcaacaacaagtgggacacaatcatgaagtggaacgacatttattggatatttcaaacttttttaacaaatcaaaaactgaaaaattgggcgtgcaatattcttcattcctttacactgtttataaggtagttgttgtgaaatagaTCGGTTAGATtgctcattggttattactgcgttgtcggaactagaagcacaagcatttcgctacactcgcattaacatctgctaaccatgtgtatgtgacaaatacaatttgatttgatttgatactaacctaaatgacagagtgaaaagaaggaagcctgtacagaatacaaatattccaaaacatgcatcctgttcgcAACAAGGCACCAAAGCAATACTGCAACAAGGCACCAAAGCAATACTGCAACAAGGCACCAAAGCAATACTGCAACAAGGCACCAAAGCAATACTGCAACAAGGCACCAAAGCAATACTGCAACAAGGCACCAAAGCAATACTGCAACAAGGCACCAAAGCAATACTGCAACAAGGCACCAAAGCAATACTGCAACAAGGCACCAAAGCAATACTGCAACAAGGCACCAAAGCAATACTGCAACAAGGCACCAAAGCAATACTGCAACAAGGCACCAAAGCAATACTGCAACAAGGCACCAAAGCAATACTGCAACAAATGCAGCAAAGCAATACTGCAACAAGGCACCAAAGCAATACTGCAAAAAGGCACCAAAGCAATACTGCAACAAGGCACCAAAGCAATACTGCAACAAATGCAGCAAAGCAATACTGCAACAAGGCACCAAAGCAATACTGCAACAAATGCAGCAAAGCAATACTGCAACAAGGCACCAAAGCAATACTGCAACAAATGCAGCAAAGCAATTCATGTTTTGTCCTGATTAGAAAGTgtcatgtttggggcaaatccaacaacacaagaaaatgtggaataagtcaaggggtatgaatactttctgaaggcactgtcctGAAAGCACTGTCCTGAAGGCACTGTCCTGAAGGCACTGTCCTGAAGgcactgtcctctactctgtAATACGGTGTGCATTTAATGCAAGAGAAAGACTTAAGATGTTATTTTTAGGGTGAGTTTTTCTTGATATGGGGCTTAATTCAATCAAACCCGCATTTCTGTATTTACACCATAGTTTTTTCCCCCATTGTCAAATAAACTCACAGACTGGGCTATATAAAAACCTACAACTACAGTACTACCATACAGTGAAGTTTGTAAACAAAGTGAGCATAGCTATGGTAGTTACTGGGTATGATTGAGTTCCAGCCCTGATCTGCTATTAGTACCACACATACCTCCTTTCTTCCCGGAGCAGAAGGAGAAGCGGGGGAAATCGGGCAGGCACAGGGGCCCGTCATGGTATGACGGAGCCACCACTCCTGTGAGCATATTAGTAGACAGGTATAGCTCCTCAATAGACTGCCCTGTGGGAGAGGGATACACAGAGAGGGCAAACACTCACTTCCTGCTGGGGAAAAATGGTGTGACTCAACCTAGTTTTAATTTAGGATCATTGTAGCTTTCACATAGCATCAATGTAGCAGGTGGGGTGAATTTGCCAAAAGTAAATAATTGACCTTGATTTCTGCCTTAAATCAACAATAGGATTTCAAGGCTTATTGGCTTATTCAGTGTTCATGCTGACAATGCAATTACATACCATTTACCAATCCAAATTGAATGATGATGATCTGGCGTCTTTTCCCAATGGGTGGATGCAGTTGAATTGATTTATTTCCTACAGTATTCTTCAGGGCAATATGTTTGAAAACATACTCTCATACTCGGGCGGTAAGCgctgtttgttgatgatgtggagtgTTTCAACCTCATCTTTTACAGTGAGAGAGGGAATTATGATGTCAGTTCTATTCATTCAATCTCTACATTTCATATTGATGTGTACCATTAAGTTAGGGTCAATCTTATGGTCGGCGTAAGGGAGCTATAACACCAGTGGCTTTTTTAGGAAGGGAAGTGCAAACAATCAACAAAGGGAAGGCCAAAGAAATATTGAACTCACAAAGCAGAAGTGACACTCTCAAATTGCCCTTGTAGGATGGTGGCATGGGAAGGCATGTGTTAACAATGATGCCAATGTCCTGTAAAGGGTCTGGAAAAAACAACCAGAAACATTAAAGCAACTTAAGACATGAGAAGAAGAAATGAATGAAACCAGAAAATGAATCTGACATGACTATCACAGTacaaaaatacagtgccttcagaaagtattcccaccccttgacttcattttaaaaaaaaatgtgtttcaaagtgggattaaaatgaatTGAATTGTCATTTTtgtcagcaatctacacaaaatactctaacttcaaagtggaagaaaagttCTAACATTTGTAAGGCACTGCCTCTAggtgctagaagcgtcactacagaccctggttcgacactggttcgattccaggctgtatcacaacataaggtggtgcacaattggcccagcattgttagggtttggcaggggtaggccgtcattgtaaatgagaatttgttcttaactgacttgcctagttaaataaaatattttttaaaatgttgtcaAAACTGTGACTttgccactgtcttcttggtaagcaactaaatgtggccttgtgttgtaggttattgtcttgctgaaagattAATTAATCTTCCAGCgtttggtggaaagcagactgaatcaggtattcctctaggactttgcctgtgcttagctccattccatttattttttgtcCTGAAAAAAAACCCCAGTCCTTAATTATTACAACCATGCCCATAACATGAAGCAGCCTATGCTTGAAAATAATGAGAGTAGTTctaagtaatgtgttgtattggattttccccaaacataacactttgtattcaggaaaaaaCGAAGTGtttttgcaatattactttagtaccttgttgcaaacaggatgcatgttttggaatatttttattctgtaaagactttcttcttttcactctgtcaattagtttattattgtggagtaactacaatgttgttgatccatcctcagttttctcccatcacagccattaaactgtgcAACCATACAGAGTGAGTccctgcaacttattatgtgacttgttaagcacattttcactcctgaacatatttaggcttgtcataacaaaggggttgaataattattgactcaagacatttcagcttttcatgtttaattaatttgtaaaaaaattaataataataatctaaaaacatcattccactttgacattatggggtattgtgtgtaggccacaAAATAAAATCCCTTACAATTTTAAATgcaggatgtaacacaacaaaatgtggaaaaagtcaaggggtgtgaatactttctgaaggcaccgtagcCCCACTGTGGTAGTGCTATATCTCTACTCAGCGTCAAGGAATCCAAACGTGCAGTTCAATAATACCTTCTTGGTAGGCAGTAGTCGCTAACATTAACCCACTTTTTGCCTCATCACTGTAATGTTTGCTTCCTagccactgggcacaaactggttgactCAGTGTTGTTTCCAACGTGgagtagatgttgaattgacatctgtgcccagtgttTTTGTACTGTCGTATTATCACATAGTGAGTTGCAAATGAAAAGGAATATTTTCTTTAAAACTCACCACAGCTGTGATAGAATTTCTGCAGTTTGTCCATGTTGCAAATAGTGTGGACAGGTCATTGGACCTCCTGAACTAACCCCCACTGGGGTCAGTAGGCCAGCAGGATAGCTAGAACCAAGAGCAGAGCTTGGTGAGGCATAGTTCCTTCCATACACTCTTTGGATCTTGTCAGGACTTAAGACCAGGCTCTCACTGGGTGACTGATCTTTGCTCTCCGCACAGCAAGAGGAAGTAACCAGCATGACAGACTTCCCcaatttcagtgtgtgtgtgtgtgtgtgtgtgtgtgtgtgtgtgtgtgtgtgtgtgtgtgtgtgtgtgtgtgtgtgtgtgtgtgtgtgtgtgtgtgtgtgtgtgtgtgtgtgtgagagagagagaaagataataagtgtgagacacagacacacagtcagagagagagagagagagagagactgtttattatctacttcacttgctttggcaatgttaacatatgtttcccatgtgaataaagcccttacattgaaattgaattgagggagagagagagagagagagagagagagagagagagagagagagagagagagagagccaccctcttcaacatatatatcaatgaattgctgagggcactagaacagtctgcagcacccggcctcaccctactagaatctgaagtcaaatgcctactgtttgctgatgatccggtgtttctgtccccaaccaaggagggccaacagcagcacctagatcttctgcacagattctgtcagacctgggccctgacagacctgggccctgacagacctgggccctgacagacctgggccctgacagacctgggccctgacagacctgggccctgtcagacctgggccctgtcagacctgggccctgacagacctgggccctgacagacctgggccctgacagacctgggccctgtcagacctgggccctgtcagacctgggccctgacagacctgggccctgacagacctgggcactgacagacctgggccctgacagacctgggccctgtcagacctgggccctgacagtaaatctcagtaagacaaaaataatggtgttcaaaaaaaggtccagttcccaggaccatgaatacaaattccatctagacactgttgccttAAAGCACACAAAACACTGttcatacctcggcctaaacatcagcgccacaggtaacttccacaaagctgtgaatgatctgagagacaaggcaagaagggccttccttctatgccatcaaaaggaacgaaaaattcaacataccaattaggatctggctaaaaatacttaaatcagttatagaacacattgccctttatggttgtgaggtgtgaggtccgctcaccaaccaagaattcacaaaatgggacaaacaccaaatggagactctgcatgcagaattctgcaaaagtatcctccgtgtacaacgtaaaacaccaaataaagcattcagagcagaattaggccgatacccgctaattatcaaaatccataaaagagctgttaaattctacaaccacctaaaaggaaacaattcccaaaccttccataacaaagccttcACCTATAGATAAATAAACCTAGAAAAGAGcctcctaagcaagctggtcctggggctctgttcacaaacagaaacagactccacagagccccaggacagcaacacaactaCCTTTATGAGCTTGTACAGAATACACATAATTGAAATACTCCTTTGACTGATCTGATTGATTATTTAGCATCTTATAGCATCTAGCATGAAAAATGACTCACCTAACATGTACTGACTTTCTAATTATTGAACATACTATAACAATTTGCAGTTGCAAGTTTACCAAATATTTATTAGGTTTAGAATGGGAGTACACCACATATAAATTCCTTAACTTGATTTTGAGAAATGGAGGAAATTGAAAATGTTTTCGAACAGCAGTCAATATGCACAAATGTCTTGTTGTGTAGTAAGTAGTATATGGTTACAATTTAGTTGGGCGCAATGATTGGCAGCACGAAAGACGGCGAGAGACAGCCAAACAAAGATTTGtttaactaacccaagatagaccagagcctgtcgtttccaatcgAAGCAAATTAATCATGGTGTGCAAAACAAGCAAGGATGTGGGCAGAGCCAGTgagctagtgagatcctattggcgcgtcCGCTAGGGAACGCCTACTCAATTGCGCGTGTGCGATAACTCAATTCGCCCTTGCACTCCTTCGAAACaacgctttaaaaaaaaaacattggcaaAGTCTACACAACGCAGTCAACTATGTGTtttacagattctagttttggaaaactgtatggagatcaaatgtttaatcgatgagtaaatttgcagaatgtcggccaaaatccatctcgctccatcttctctcACTTTTGGCCACTGCAATTCCTCTCATCACCGTATTTGGTAGTGAGCGGAAACAACAACCAGATGCTTCACATttaaacatccggtgaaatatctggctcattgttctatctgtggccaATTGAGGGACTACGATGAAACTgatatttttatttaaataataacAACAATCGCTGCTGGCAATACTGGGGTGGTGGTAAACACACCGGGAACAGTCTCCAAACTCTTGACGTCTCCAAACACTGCATGAGGCTTTAGGTGGAATACCGCTGAACTCAGACGGGTGGACTACTCACACCCCTCCGCCGGACCTGTCCTCATCTATCCCCAGCTATGGAACCTCGCAAACTGGCTGCCATACAGTATTGATGTCGGTACGGGTGTCAGTTTCCCATTCTGGTATTCGGTCGCTGTGTCTTCCAGAGGCAGGTGATGAGTCAGTCCGTCTCCAGCTCTGTATGGACCCCGGGAAGACCGAGGAATTCCGTCTCATGCTACGGGACACTAGCGGAACAACGGATCGGAGTGTGATAAGACAGCACGATGTTTTCATTATTaccaagcaggcaggcaggcatggaTGTACAGAAGGTTTTGCCATTACACTATTACATTACCCATGGGCTCATTTAGCTcattttgcaccacagtatctctacttgcacatccatcttttgcacatctaccattccagtgtttaattgccatattgtaattacttcaccaccatggcctatttattgccttaactcccttatcttccctcatttgcactcactgtatatatactttttttttctttttttttctactgtattattaactgtatgttttgtttattccatgtgtaactctgtgttgttgtatgtgtcgaactgctatgctttatcttggccaggtcgcagttgcaaaggagaatttgttctcaactagcctacctggttaaataaaggtgaaataaaaataataaaaatgctTAATTTGACAGGCATTCATTGAACTGTCAGTTATTTGAAACAGATCATTAATAGTAAAACAAATAGTTGAACTACATTCTTGTCATCAAACATTCCCGCTAGGTTTATATAGGCTGTACATTACTGCTATGCTGTCCAATCTCTTCCAAAAACAGCTCCAACATGACATCAGTACAAGAACTACAGTCATTATACTACCAGGGAACAAACACTGGTAGGTGGCCAATTTCAGTGTGATAAAATGAGCTTCACTTTTATTCTCTCATGTCTTCCAGTCCATTGCAGAGTTTGACCTGAGGTGCTACACTATGAGGTGAAGTCGGCAAAATGCCACGAGGTGAGTTTGGCCATGCCCCCTCATGACCACATCAGCTTCAACTTCCACTGCCAGCAGGAGGCTCAGGAGTGGGCCACCGTGGTGATGTCATCACTCAGAGAGGCACATAGGGGTCAGTCACcacctacagtggcaagaaaaagtatgtgaaccctttggaattaccttgatttctgcataaattggtcgtCAAATTTGATCTGATGTTCATCTAAGTCATGACAATAgccaaacagtgtgcttaaactaataacacacacattcttgtatttttcttgtctatattgaatacctCATTTAAACATTCAGAGTGTAGGTTGAAAAAAGTATGTGAAGCCCTAAGCTAATGGCTTCTCCAAAAACTAATTGGAGttagctaacctggagtccaatcaattaGATGAGactggagatgttggttagagcggCCTTGCCCTATAAATAACACACAAAATGTGAGTttactattcacaagaagcattgcctgatgtgaaccatgcctcgaacaaaagagatctcagaagacctaagattaagaattgttgacttgcataaagctggcaagctttacaaaagtatctctaaaagccttgatgttcatcagtccacggtaagacaaattgtctataaattgagaaagttcagcactgttgctactctccctaggagtggccgtcctgcaaagatgactgcaagagcacagtgcagaatgctcaatgaggttaagaagaatcctagagtgtcagctaaagacttacagaaatctctggaacatgctaacatctctgttgacgagtctatgaTATATAAAACATTAAACAAGAGTTGTGTTCaagggaggacaccacggaagaagccactgctgtccaaaaaaacattgctgcacttctgaagtttgtaaaagtacacctggatgttccacagctttactggcaaaatattctgtggacagatgaaactacagttgtgttgtttggaaggaacacacaacactatgtgtggagaaaaaaaggcacagcacaccaacatcaaaacctcatcccaactgtaaagtacggtggagggagcatcatggtttggggctgctttgctgcctcagggcctggacagcttgctatcatcgacataGAAATGAACTCCCAAGTTTGTCAACATTTTGCAGGacaatgttaggctatctgtcccccaattgaagctcaacagaagttgggtgatgcaacaggataatgacccaaaacacagaagtaaatcaacaaccgaatggcttcaacagaagaaaatacgccttctggagtggcccagtcctagtcctgacctcaacccgattgatatgctgtggcatgacatcaagagagcagttcacaccagacatcccaagaatattgctgaactgaaacagttttgtaatgaggaatggtccaaaattcctcctgaccattgaTTGTGCAGGTCTGATGCGCAAACctcgtttggttgaggttattgctgccaaaggagggtcaaccaatTATTTAATTctagggttcacatacttttcccacccgcACTGTGAATATTTACACGGTGTGTTAAAAAAatacatgaaaatgtataattgtttgtgtgttattagtttaagcagactatTTGTCTATTGTGACCTAGATGaggatcagatcaaattttatgaccaatttatgcagaaatccagttatttccaaagggttcacatactttttttgcCACTgtatctctgttctctctgaccTGTTTGTCCACTGAATTCTCTTCCTAGCCTTCCTGTGCCCTAATAACCCGagtcctctcctcgtctcctgacccctcagtggCAGCCAGCCCTCCCACCGAtgacagacagctgcctctggAGGCCTTACCACGCACAGGTAGCCCTACACAATATGATTGCATTATGGGAATTAAGCTGAGaatcagatttttcactttaaaatgtataccaAATGAAAAGCTATGATTGAAAAGTTAAACTATACAACTTTATATGATGGAACAAAAAGCACTgcccgtcattctgttaccaaactttgcatctgtaCTCTTCTTCAAGTAAATGCGTCTTTATAACattttctgtggaaattgttaaaagtagtccttgtgcatattGTAGAGTTTGTTTGACTTTTCAATCATTGGTTTtcgtttggcatacattttaaagtggcattgGAGTGTAGGCATAATTTCGAATTGCCCTTGTGCTTCATGTGAATACTTAATAGCGGTTGTGTGTACATTAGTAGATAGGCCTAGTTTCTACCCTTTTCAATGGCTCACTGTCCCTGCCTCTTGGTTTCTTCCTTGTCTCCACTGGTCTGTAGAGGAGATGTGTGCTGAACTGACCAGGGTCATCGAGGCTGGTGACTTCCAGGCGGCCTCCATCTACGCTGCCGCCCTAGCTCATCAGCAGGCAGGGCTGAAGATCCAGCCCTCTGAGAGGAGCTACGGAGACACAGAGCTTATGGAGAGAGTTAAGAGCACTAGAGCTCCtgggtagaagaagagaaagttATTGAAGAATTCAGAATATAACTTTGTAAGACAGGAAATGCATATTTTAGGAGTTGATGACGATTGTATATTTTTGTGAAAGCTTGGCTGTAGTGGTCGAGGATTCTTCATCTTCCTGTTGTGTCACGGTGAAAGTGTTCCCCCACACGACCATTGACCTGCTGCTTGAGTATTGCAGTCTGAACAGCTTAAACAAtgtctatacattttttttaaagtttaaaTTTAAATTCAGTCCTCtataaaatgtatttagctaTAAAATAGTTTTAACATGAGAACCTTTCTGTCAACGTTTacttgtctttctgtctgtccctctgtctcctagGTATTCCTGGAGTATGGCTTCCATACGTGGGTGCAGCGCTGGGTCATCGGCCAGTGTCTGTGCCGAGCAGCGCTCTCTGGCATCATATTGGGTGCGCAGGGATGGAGACACGGCCTTCCTGTACCTCCTCTCCGCCTGCCAGGCCCGTCTCACATGGCAGCTGCTCCAGCAGGACCAGGAGAGTACCCTCCTCACCCGTGCTACCCCACCTCACGGGCCCCCCAGCAACTGCCCCACATCCCAGGACTGGAGGGGTTACAGCACCCTGCCACTCAGACTGAGCCACAGCAGCAAGGGTGAGACTGCTAAACACGCACCCACCATTGACATAAGGACCCATTGTTGGCACCCTCCTGACCAAGCGTTGTTCCTGTAGGTTCAAATGGAACAGGGCCAAATGGAGCAGGGGCAGAGAGGCTGAACATCAGTGAAATCAAATACCTCATCAACCTGGAGATGCCACAACTCAATGATGCACTTAGTCCCAAGAAATAAGGCCCTCAGGTACACACAAGCTCAGTACAATACCCCTTGGTAATAATTGAATAACTATTTGACTCGGCTTAATGGATTTTACCCTCAACATAACTGATACATACCTAGATGCTGTAAGTTGACATACAGTAGATATCCATCTACACACCTGCAAAGACGCTCTTGCTGTGTCTCGGGGTTGGGCCTGCCCCTCTTGTACGTACATAAACAAGCCCATGCGGCCTGGCTGTGAGATCTGCAGTACAGACCGTCCAGAGTTCTACTGTTCCTGGAAGCCACAAACCAGACCCTCTGGAGTCCACCGCATACAGCAGGAGGAAGAAACTGTCCAACAGTACCAGCAGGTAGGATGGTTTTAAGCTCAGACAGATCCACACCCACACACTCCCTCACTCATACACGTAAACACATTCAAATAGTGCTGATGCAAGCTGTCAGACCGTGCCGAACAGGACAGGTaggactctctgatgtagacacacacatgcacactcttgCACGTACACAGTGGAAAGTGAATGACTGTAGTTGAAAGGTTTATTAAGGGAAAGGCTTAGTAGGATAATGTGAGGGTTGAGATGACATGGGAAGGTAGGATGGGCTCTCAAAGGCTGactcttttctgtctctctgtattttTAAGGGAGAagagagctggggggggggggcgcgggTGCTCAAAACGAGTCCCTACTGGAAAACTTGGACCAGGACTACTGACTCACACGCTCCACGTATCATCACAGAAAGAGACTCGCACGCTCCACGTATCATCACAGAAAGAGACTCGCACGCGCCACGTATCATCACAGAAAGAGACTCGCACGCGCCATGTATCATCACAGAAAGAGACTCGCACGCGCCACGTATCATCACAGAAAGAGACTCGCACGCTCCACGTATCATCACAGAAAGAGACTCGCACGCGCCACGTATCATCACAGAAAGAGACTCGCACGCGCCACGTATCATCACAGAAAGAGACTCGCACGCGCCACGTATCATCACAGAAAGAGACTCGCACGCGCCACGTATCATCACAGAAAGAGACTCGCACGCGCCACGTATCATCACAGAAAGAGACTCGCACGCTCCACGTATCATCACAGAAAGAGACTGACACACACTTTCTATATTTTTCAGCTGTAACACAATGTACCCTTCTCTTCAACCCATGCAGTCTCTCAAGCTACTGAGCAATAGTCATTTGTCTTACGACACAACCTCAGTGACTACATTACATGACAGAATTGTGGCTACCTACCCTCTGACCATGTTTGAAACAAATACTGTATGTCTAAGCAAATGAAAGCATTTTTTGTTCATCTTTTTATATAGGACATTGTTCAAGGTGCTATTTTTGCATGTTTATAATAAA is a window of Oncorhynchus mykiss isolate Arlee chromosome 11, USDA_OmykA_1.1, whole genome shotgun sequence DNA encoding:
- the ly86 gene encoding lymphocyte antigen 86, coding for MDKLQKFYHSCDPLQDIGIIVNTCLPMPPSYKGNLRVSLLLWQSIEELYLSTNMLTGVVAPSYHDGPLCLPDFPRFSFCSGKKGELIMKNQ